In Thermosphaera sp., the sequence ATAGAATGCCTCGAGGCCGACTCTGTACTCCCTTGTAGATGCTAGTCTAGAAATGGATATTCCTGCTACGAACGAGTAGGACAACATAGTAATCAATACACCCACATACTCAAACCTCTCATGTCCGAAGTGGTGATCTGAGTCTGGTGGCATGACAGTCCTTCTCCTCAAAGCCAAGACTGCGAATAACGCGAGTAGGTTTGCAAAGCTCGTCAAAGCGTCAACAAATAGCGCATTGCTTCCGAAGATCAATCCCCCTGTTACTTTCAGAAAGCCCCCGGCGATACTACCAGCAATTATTAATGCGAGTTTTCTATTCATTTTAACACCCTTTCGTGATAAAAGTATTAAAGAAGAGAGACTTTTAATAATCCATGATTCACCCGTGATGAGCCACGGCGTGATGACTAGGGGATGATATAGTCCCGCATATCTGACAACAAAGTTTCCGTGGAGCTTACGGCGTTATGTTTTTTATTTACCTTAGAATTCAAAATATCTTGTGGTGAAACCTATGGCTCAATATAGGGTGAAGATAGAACCACGCGAAAATTGTATATCCGACATGGTGTGTGTCTCTATTTGTCCAGACGTCTTCGAAATGAATCCCGACGACAACAAGTCTCAAATAGTGGAGAAATATAGAAGCGATGGAAATATTGCGGTGGGAGTCATACCCGAGGACTTGGCCACCTGTGCACAGGACGCTGCGAATGCGTGCCCCGTGCAAATAATCATGGTGGAAAAGGTCTAAAT encodes:
- a CDS encoding ferredoxin, with the protein product MAQYRVKIEPRENCISDMVCVSICPDVFEMNPDDNKSQIVEKYRSDGNIAVGVIPEDLATCAQDAANACPVQIIMVEKV